The following coding sequences lie in one Notolabrus celidotus isolate fNotCel1 chromosome 6, fNotCel1.pri, whole genome shotgun sequence genomic window:
- the LOC117814771 gene encoding aldo-keto reductase family 1 member D1-like, which yields MNMTAESHSIPLSDGNRIPLLGLGTYGDPRTTPRGTALECVKLAIDVGYRHFDGALVYFNEHEVGQAIREKIAEGVVKREDIFYCGKLWNTFHPPKLVRPALERTLKTLKLDYVDLYIVELPMAFKPGNEFYPKDKDGKYIYHHTDLCATWEALEACKDAGLVKSLGVSNFNHRQLELLLNKPGLKHKPVSNQVECHPYFTQPKLLEYCRQNDIVIVGYCPIGSSRDASWVNLKCPPLLEDELLLSLAKKYNKSSAQVALRFNVQRGVVVIPKSFSPERIKHNFQIFDFSLTEEEIKAIELLDKNIRFVELLMWSDHPEYPFHDEY from the exons ATGAACATGACTGCAGAGAGCCACAGCATCCCTCTAAGCGATGGGAACCGGATTCCACTGCTGGGACTCGGCACCTATGGGGACCCCAGAACG ACGCCGAGAGGTACAGCACTTGAGTGTGTCAAGCTGGCCATAGATGTGGGTTACAGGCATTTTGATGGTGCTTTGGTGTATTTCAATGAGCATGAAGTGGGTCAAGCTATTAGAGAGAAGATTGCTGAAGGAGttgtgaaaagagaggacatcTTTTACTGTGGAAAG CTCTGGAATACCTTCCATCCACCAAAGTTGGTGAGACCAGCCTTGGAGAGGACTCTGAAAACCCTGAAACTGGACTATGTGGACCTCTACATTGTTGAGCTTCCTATGGCCTTCAAG CCTGGAAATGAGTTCTATCCAAAAGACAAGGATGGAAAATACATATACCATCACACAGACCTTTGTGCAACATGGGAG gCTTTAGAGGCTTGCAAAGACGCAGGTCTGGTTAAATCTCTGGGAGTCTCCAATTTTAACCACAGgcagctggagctgctgctgaatAAACCCGGCCTCAAGCACAAGCCTGTGTCTAACCAG GTTGAATGCCATCCTTATTTCACTCAACCCAAGCTCCTGGAGTACTGCCGCCAGAATGACATTGTGATAGTCGGATACTGCCCGATTGGCTCCTCCAGAGATGCATCCTG GGTGAATTTGAAATGTCCCCCTCTGCTGGAAGACGAGCTGCTTTTATCCCTtgcaaaaaagtacaacaaGAGCAGTGCTCAGGTGGCTCTGCGCTTCAATGTGCAGAGAGGGGTCGTAGTGATTCCCAAGAGCTTCAGCCCTGAGAGGATCAAACATAACTTCCAG ATATTTGATTTCTCACTCACTGAGGAAGAAATCAAAGCCATCGAACTATTGGATAAAAATATCCGCTTTGTGGAACTGCTGAT gTGGAGTGACCATCCAGAGTACCCATTTCATGATGAATATTGA